Proteins encoded by one window of Halanaerobiaceae bacterium ANBcell28:
- a CDS encoding nitroreductase family protein has protein sequence MEIPVQKWYQAIHIRKSHRNYSAKPIEEQLKKKIISFIDYLNKNIESVRAVFVEEGGGKVVKNIIGSYGLINGVNAYIAFIGDKDDIKVYEKIGYLGESCILELTSLELDTCWIAGFFKKDLVEKEIKLKKNETIFAITPVGYSTKKPTFTEKILKKAIASNKRKSLDVLCHGGFNSKWPEWIKKAIEAVQVAPSTVNQQPWRFTVSKDMNSVIISLNSERRVESKRLDCGIAMLHFETAALYEGVEGVWKYSELPEVAVFKKS, from the coding sequence ATGGAAATCCCAGTACAAAAATGGTACCAAGCAATACATATTAGAAAATCACATAGAAATTATTCAGCCAAACCTATAGAAGAGCAATTAAAGAAAAAAATCATATCTTTTATTGATTATCTTAATAAAAATATTGAAAGTGTACGTGCTGTCTTTGTAGAAGAAGGTGGGGGTAAAGTAGTAAAAAATATAATTGGCTCTTATGGTTTAATAAATGGAGTTAATGCATATATAGCTTTTATTGGAGATAAGGATGATATTAAAGTTTATGAAAAGATAGGTTATTTAGGAGAATCTTGTATACTGGAACTTACTAGTCTTGAACTTGACACATGCTGGATTGCTGGTTTCTTTAAGAAAGATTTAGTGGAGAAAGAGATAAAACTAAAGAAAAACGAAACTATATTTGCCATAACTCCTGTTGGTTATAGTACAAAAAAACCTACATTTACAGAAAAGATATTGAAAAAAGCGATTGCTAGTAATAAAAGAAAATCTTTAGATGTGCTTTGCCATGGAGGTTTTAATTCTAAGTGGCCTGAATGGATAAAAAAAGCCATTGAAGCAGTTCAAGTAGCACCGTCAACCGTAAATCAACAGCCCTGGCGTTTTACTGTTTCTAAAGATATGAACAGTGTTATAATTTCATTAAATAGTGAGAGAAGAGTAGAGTCAAAAAGACTTGATTGTGGTATAGCAATGCTTCATTTTGAAACCGCCGCATTATATGAAGGAGTAGAAGGAGTATGGAAATATTCAGAACTACCTGAGGTAGCAGTTTTTAAGAAAAGTTAA
- a CDS encoding L,D-transpeptidase: MKKKMVFFCLIIMVFICLLILILAIDNTPLFSLAIFNSNGNVDYVDSDLLEQVNEKNQDIWEEDEDITIDFPPSSNFDVDLIELSIESSIDQNQNIILAYTLLPSYNQIAEKYELKDDEKVILVDGLNQMLYLVDKSKYPLDIIKKYPISTSKIGYGNEIASKKTPLGIHKVIEKIGEGAPFATVFEYRINTGRIAEIVTEIRDAEKEKITSRILWLHGLEERNRNSLYRYIYIHGTNEEGFIGYPQSDGCIRMKNKDIIDLFSRVEEGTYVNISDDISSIEN, from the coding sequence ATGAAAAAAAAGATGGTATTTTTTTGTCTCATAATTATGGTGTTTATATGTTTACTTATATTAATACTGGCTATTGATAATACACCTCTATTTTCTCTTGCTATTTTTAATAGTAATGGAAATGTTGATTATGTTGATTCTGACTTACTTGAACAAGTTAATGAAAAGAACCAAGATATATGGGAGGAAGATGAAGATATAACTATTGATTTTCCCCCATCTTCAAATTTTGATGTAGATCTAATAGAATTAAGCATAGAGAGTAGTATTGATCAAAATCAAAATATTATACTTGCTTATACTCTTTTACCTTCATACAATCAAATAGCAGAAAAGTATGAATTGAAAGATGATGAGAAGGTAATATTGGTAGATGGTCTAAATCAAATGCTATATTTAGTTGATAAAAGTAAATATCCCTTAGATATTATCAAAAAGTATCCTATATCAACATCAAAAATAGGGTATGGTAATGAAATAGCTAGTAAAAAAACTCCTTTAGGAATACATAAAGTTATTGAAAAAATAGGGGAAGGTGCTCCTTTTGCGACAGTATTTGAATATAGGATAAATACAGGTAGAATTGCGGAAATAGTTACAGAGATAAGAGATGCCGAAAAGGAGAAGATAACAAGTAGAATCCTTTGGTTGCATGGATTAGAAGAACGAAATCGTAATTCTTTATATAGATATATCTATATTCACGGAACAAACGAAGAAGGGTTTATAGGTTATCCTCAATCTGATGGTTGTATTAGAATGAAAAATAAGGATATAATCGACTTATTTTCAAGGGTTGAAGAAGGAACATATGTGAATATTAGTGATGATATTAGCAGTATAGAAAATTGA
- a CDS encoding HAD family phosphatase, with protein sequence MAKLKAVIFDMDGVIIDSEPIHYQVNQLLYKELGIKVSDEEYSTFIGVSNSDHWTILKKKYNLSDSIEELVMRQNEGNISHLQDSDEKAIPGILELLKELEENNIKIALASSSGMKYIEAVLDKFGIDAYFSVKVSGEEMDKGKPNPDIFLEAAKRLELNPEDCLVIEDSENGVKAAKKAGMRCIGHINPNSGNQDLSLADERVDSIEKLNFNVLEKIMFV encoded by the coding sequence ATGGCAAAATTAAAGGCAGTAATATTTGATATGGATGGCGTTATAATAGATAGTGAACCAATACATTATCAAGTAAATCAGTTATTATATAAAGAATTAGGTATCAAGGTAAGTGATGAAGAATATAGTACCTTTATTGGTGTTTCAAATAGTGACCATTGGACAATCTTAAAGAAAAAATATAACTTGAGTGATAGTATAGAAGAATTAGTTATGAGACAAAATGAAGGCAATATATCACATTTACAGGATTCTGATGAGAAAGCAATTCCTGGGATTTTAGAATTACTTAAAGAATTAGAAGAGAATAATATAAAAATTGCTTTAGCATCTTCTTCTGGAATGAAATATATAGAGGCAGTTTTAGATAAGTTTGGCATTGATGCCTACTTTTCTGTGAAGGTTAGTGGTGAAGAAATGGACAAGGGCAAACCTAATCCGGATATATTTTTAGAAGCTGCGAAGAGATTAGAACTTAATCCAGAAGATTGTTTGGTAATAGAAGACTCAGAAAATGGAGTTAAAGCCGCTAAAAAAGCAGGAATGAGATGTATAGGTCATATCAATCCTAATTCAGGTAATCAAGACCTTTCTTTAGCTGATGAAAGGGTTGACTCTATAGAGAAATTAAACTTTAATGTTTTAGAAAAAATAATGTTTGTTTAA